Genomic window (Novosphingobium sp. 9U):
AGCGCGCAAGTGGATGGTGACAGGGGTCGGACTGGCGGCGCTGATCGCCGGGCCGGCCCTTGCGCAGGACCGCGTGATCCATGCCGGACATCTGTTCGATGGGAACAAGCGGGTGATGCAGGGAGCGAGCTCGATCGTGATCAAGGACGATCGCATCGTTGCGGTTCAGCCTGGCTTCGTGACGCCCGCGGGCGCCGAGGTGATCGACCTCAGCGACGAGACCGTCCTGCCGGGGCTGATCGATGCGCACACGCACGTGACCTCGCTGCCACGCACCGGCAACGCGATTGCCAAGACTATGACGTACTCGCCGCTCGACACCGCGCTGGCTGCGACGGTCAACACGCATGCGATCCTGCTCTCCGGCGTGACCACGGTGCGTGACCTCGGCGGGCTTTATGGTGCCGACATCGCGCTGAAAGCAGCGATCGAGCGCGGGTCGGTCGTGGGGCCGCGCATGTGGGTCGCCGGCGAGGCGATCGGGCCGACGGGCGGTCATAACGACTGGAGCCATGGCCTCGCCTCCGATGTCAGCCGGCCCGAGTTCGGCGAAGGTCTGGCCGATGGACCAGACGCGGTCACCGCGCTTGCCCGGCGCGAGCACAAGCTGGGCGCCAACGTGATCAAGATCATGCCGTCGGGGGGCGTCGTCAGCAGTGGCGACGATCCCAAGGCCAAGCTGATGTCCGACGCAGAGATCAAGGCGGCCGCCGATACCGCGCACGCGCTGGGGCTGAAGCTGGCGGCGCACGGGCACGGCAAGGCGGCGATCGATGCCGCCGTGCGGCTGGGCGCGGATTCGATCGAGCACGGGACCTACGCCGATGCCGAGAGCTGGGCGCTGATGAAGGCGCACGGCACCTACTTCGTTCCCACG
Coding sequences:
- a CDS encoding amidohydrolase family protein, which translates into the protein MRKHTARKWMVTGVGLAALIAGPALAQDRVIHAGHLFDGNKRVMQGASSIVIKDDRIVAVQPGFVTPAGAEVIDLSDETVLPGLIDAHTHVTSLPRTGNAIAKTMTYSPLDTALAATVNTHAILLSGVTTVRDLGGLYGADIALKAAIERGSVVGPRMWVAGEAIGPTGGHNDWSHGLASDVSRPEFGEGLADGPDAVTALARREHKLGANVIKIMPSGGVVSSGDDPKAKLMSDAEIKAAADTAHALGLKLAAHGHGKAAIDAAVRLGADSIEHGTYADAESWALMKAHGTYFVPTLLTTQKLYDTAQSRPDALTPSTRAKVLAMGTGSQKLTNAYKAGVKIAMGSDTGAGENVKEAALMVKAGMAPMDVLVAATANGADVIGSDEIGKIAAGRYADIVATKGDPLADMAAVERIDFVMKGGVVYKRGGVEQPALLVNP